The nucleotide window ATGAGCTCGCTGGCCGGTGACCGCTCGGCCAACCGTGGCCTCTGCGCCCAGCCATGCCGCCTGCTCTACGACCTGGTGGACGAGGAGGGCAACCGGCTCAACGCACCGGAGAGGGGCCGCCCCCTCTGCCCCAAGGACTACTGCACCATCGACGACCTCGCGCGTCTCAATGCGGCGGGGCTGGGGTCCCTCAAGGTCGAGGGTCGCATGAAGGCCCCCGACTACGTCTACTCCGTGGTGTCGGCCTACCGCGCACAGTTGGATGACCTTGCCGCCGGGCGCACGCCGTCCGCCACAGATGACGCGCTCCGCCACGAGCGCCTGAGACGCGCCTTCAACCGCGACTTCACCCACAGCTACCTGGACGGCCGCTCGGACGATGACATGATGAGCTACGAGCGCTCCAACAACCGCGGGGAGCTCGTGGGCGTCGTCGTGGGCAGCCGCGACCTGGGTGGCGGCAGGGTCCGTCGTGGCGGCGGCAACGGCGGCCGCGAGCGCTTCCGCTCCAAGACCTTCGCTGAGGTCGACATCAGCCTGGACAGGCATGTGGGCCAGGGCGACCTGCTCGAGGTTCGTCCCGAGGACGATCCCTCGCAGTTCCTGACGACGCGTGCGGATGTTGACGCCAAGGCGGGCGAGACCATCACCTGTCGCAGCGTCCGGCCCATGCCTGCAGGCAGTCCGGTGCGCGTCATCCGCTCGCAGCGGGCGCTCGACGATGCGGCGTGCGTCTCCTCCGGCGGCGAGAGGAGAAGGCGTCCCGTGCTGGTGCGCGTCTCGTCTCGTCGGGGGGAGCCCTTTGCCGTGGAGCTCGCGACCGCAGACGGCGTCGCCTCGGTGCGCGCCGAGGGCTTCGTGGTCGAGGGGGCCCGCACGAGGGCCGTCACGCAGGAGGACCTCGTCGCCCATGTGGGACGCATGGGCCAGAGCCCCTTCGACCCCGTCTCCTTCGAGATTGACCTGGACGAGGGCTGTGGCATGGGCTTCTCGGCCGTGCATGGGGTTAGGGCACGGGCCTGCGAGCTGCTCGAGCGGGCGCTGCTGGAGCCCACGAGCGCCAAGGTCCGCTCCGTGGGCCTCGCTCGTGTGCCCGATGCGGAGGACCTGGCCGTCCATCTGCGCTTCGAGCGCAGGGAGCGGGGTCTCGGCGCATCCGCTGCTGTGGCTGACGCCGTGCCTGCGGGTGCGGCGGAGGTCTGTGCGCTGGTGGGTGGCCCTCGGCTCGCGCGTGCTGCCGTCGCCGCAGGCGCCGCGCGCCTCTATGCCACAGCCGATGCGCTGATCGCGGCACGTGTGGCGCAAGCGGGCTGGCCGGGTGGCGTCGAGCCCATTGCCTGGTTGGACGAGGTCTGTCGAGAGGGGGACCACGCCCGCCTCGACCAGTTTGTGCAAGGCGGCGAACCATGCGCAGTGGGCAACGTCTCGGAGCTGGCCCTTGCGACCAAGCGCGGCGCGACGCCCGAGATCCGGCCCTGCATCCCGGTACACAACGAAAGTGCGCTCGTGGCGCTCGAGGAAGCTGGGGCGCAGGGCTTCTGGCTCTCGCCCGAGCTGACGCTGGAGGAGGCCCGTGCCCTGGGGCGTGCGGCCGACGTGCCGTGCGGGCTGGTCGTCTTTGGCCATGTGCGTGCCATGACCAGCGAGCACTGCGTCTTGCAGGTGGCCGGCCGCTGCATCCACGACTGCCCCCGCTGCGAGCTACGCCGAAGGCACGTCTCGCTGCGGGACAAGGACGGCCTGCTGCTGCCCGTCCGCACCGACCCGCAGGGACGCAGCCGCATCTACGGCGCGCGCCCCCTGGACGCCACGCCGCAGGTAGGCGAGCTGCTGTCTGCGGGCGTGACCCGGCTCATGGTCGACTGCACGCTGCTGGACGAGTCCGAGGCAGGCCTTGCCGTGCGTCGCGTCGTGCACGCAGTCAAGGCGTCATTTTGTGGCAAGAGGCCTGCCCCCCGCATGGCGGGCGCAACTTCCGGGCATCTTTTCTCGGGCATCGGGTAGACTCGGTAGCAATTGCAAGCCATACGGTGGGATATTGCCATGGGCCGCGGTCCCATGGCCCTGCCGTGCAGGGAAAGGGACACATCGTGGCAGAAGAGACCAAGACCCCCATCAATCGCGAGCTCCTGGAGGCCACGCTCGACGTGATCCGCCAGAGCCTCCAGGCCGATGGTGGCGACGTCGCGCTGGTGGGCTTCAACGACGAGGGCGTCGTCACCCTCGAGATGCAGGGCGCCTGCGCGGGCTGTCCGCTCTCCAGCCTGGACATGAGCGAGGGCATCGAGCGCATCCTCAAGGAGCACGTCCCCGGCGTGACCAAGGTCGAGCCGGCCATGGCCTGGTAGCCCCCGCATGTGGCTCGACGACCTCTACCATGCACTCGACCCCGTCGCACTGGCGGCGGGGCCCGTCGTCATCCGCTGGTACGGGCTGGCGTACTTCTTCGGCTTCGTCTGCGCCGCGATCGCCATCAGGCGTACGGCACGACGCTGGGGCTTTTCGATGAGCGTGGATGACCTGACCACGCTCATGATCGGCATAGCGTTCGGCGTGATCATCGGTGCCCGCCTGGCGTACGTGATCTTCTATGGGGACGGCTACTACCTGCAGAACCCACTTGAGGTCCTCGTCCCCGTCGGGGGCGGCATCCGTGGCATGAGCTTTCATGGCGGGCTTGTCGGCGCCATCGCGGGTGGCGCCATCGCGTGCCGCCACCTGCGCTGGTCCATCCCCACGACCTGCGATCTGGCCGTGATCGGCGCCCCCCTCGGCCTCTTCTTCGGACGCTGCGCCAACTTCATCAACGGGGAGCTGTGGGGCAAGGAGACGAGCCTCCCCTGGGGCGTCATGTTCTGGGACACGGGCGGTGGACACGTGTATCGTCACCCCTCCCAGCTCTACGAGGCCCTTCTCGAGGGTGTCCTGATGTTTGCGATCCTCTACCTGCTCTCGCGCCGCAGGCCCGCCCGCCCGCAGGGCACGTTCCTGGGCACGTTCCTCGCGCTCTATGGGTGCTTCCGCTTCCTGATCGAGTTCGTGCGCCTGCCGGACGCACAGCTTGGCTACCTGCTCGGCACCGATTGGCTGACCATGGGCCAGTGCCTGTCGCTGCCCCTCGTGGCCGTGGGCGTCGCCGTCGTGACCTGGGCGCATCGGGCCCGGTGTCCGCAGGCGCTCCTGCTGGGGAAGGCGCGCCGCTCGTAGGCACGTCATGCGTGACGTCTCGGACACGGTGATGACGTTCTTTGACGGCCAGGTGACGGCGGGTGAGAAGGCGTAGGCGCCCTTCCAAAGCTCCTGGCTCTGGCGCTGGCGAGCCGCATGCGCCTCACCGCTCGATTTCGCCGATCTGGTGGGATTTATCGGCGGGGAGACTGCCTTCTGTCGCATAATTGCCCTACAGCCCCCGAACGCGTCCTTGAATACCCGATGAGGAGTCATGTTGGGCAGAATCAAGCAGTACCTCCCTCCGTCGTCGCGCTCCTTCCACGGCCTCTATCGTGAGGTGCTTGGCCTGAGGGAGGACGTGCGGGCCATGCGCGATGACATCGCGCTCCTACGCGAGGAGCTCCATCGCGTGCGTGATGATGCGGCCGTCTCCGTTCACTTGCAGACGGAGCAGGTGGCCCAGGCAGCCCAGGCGGGGGAGAGGGTCGATGACCTCGCGCGGAGGCTGGACGCCCATGACGCCCACATGGACCTGTACGCCTGGCAGAGCCTGCGTAGGGAGGGCGAGCGCATGGCGGATGCGAAGAGCCGCTTCTTCTCGTCCCTTCCCGCCGCCTGTGGGAGCATGCGGCTACTTCAACTGGGTTGCGCTCGGCTCCTGCACGAGTTCGACGATCTGTGCAGAGAAAATGACCTTGAATACTGGGTTGCCTTCGGTACGTTGTTGGGCGCCGTGCGCCATGGCGGCTTCATCCCCTGGGATGATGACACCGACCTGGGCATGATGCGCGATGACATCGACCGCCTGGCGAGGCTGGTGGAACAGAGCGAGCGGTTCAGGGTCTCTCTCGTGTACGATCGCTCCGTGTTCTGTCGTCAGCTGCGCCTCATGTATCGTGACCCGCGCATACCCTGCTTCCTCGACCTCTTCGCCTTCGACTACGTCACGGACGTGTCCTCTCGTACGTTTGACGAGCAGCAGGCCCTTCGCGACAGGATGTGCGCGGAGCTCGCGGCACGGGAGGAGCTCTCCTTCTGGACGGGCATGCCCTACCTTCCCAGCACGGACGAGAGGTCGGGGAGGATCGAGGAGGTCTTCTCCCGCTATAGGGACGATCTATACGGACGAGGCGTCCTGACGCATGATGCCCGCCGCGCCAAGGGCATCGTCTGGGGTATAGATAACCTCAACGACCGGAATCACTACAGGTGGATATGCGAGCTTGGGGACGTCTTTCCCACGAGGGAGCTGTCCTTCGAGGGAGGCCCCTGCCGTGGGCCGAACAACCACCTGAAGTTCCTCGACGAGGTGTACGGCGACATCTACTCCCTCCCCGCAGACATCAGGAGTCACTTTGCCCACGTTTCGCGTGAAGAGCTCCGCTCGAGCGAGACATGCCAGGCCATGGAGGAGTTCTTCGGGAGCGATATGGTCGACGCCTCCATGGGCGAGGACGGAGAGGCCAGACAATGCGCAGAGTGATCACGTACGGGACGTTCGACCTTCTGCACTACGGTCACATCAGCCTGCTCAGACGAGCTCGAGGCCTGGGTGACTATCTGGTGGTCGCCCTCTCCACCGACGAGTTCAACCATAACGAGAAGGGCAAGGTCTGTTACTTCTCATATGAGAGGAGGAAGATGCTCCTTGAGGCGATCCGCTACGTCGACCTTGTGATTCCCGAGGAGAGCTGGGGGCAGAAGAGAAGCGACATACACGAGTACCACATCGACACCTTCGTCATGGGGGACGACTGGGAGGGACAGTTCGACTTCCTGACGGAGGAAGGGTGCAGCGTGGTCTACCTTCCGCGAACTCCCGAGATTTCATCCACCCGCATCAAGGACAGCCTAAGGTCCCAGTAGGCATTGGAGGATCGCCGCGTGTGATGCACATGGCGCCTGGAGGTGCAGGTCCGCGACGGTATGTGTGCAGATGCAGGGCCGCAGCAGTATCCGCGACCTTGCCCGTGCGTTGGCCCTACTCCAGGATGAGGAAGGGGTCCTCGTCCTCGAAGTCGTCCTCGTCGTCCCCATCGGAGGCCTTGTCCTCGCTCCCAAACCAGCGATAGGCCTCGATGGTGTCGTCCTCGTCACCTTCCGCCGCGGGCAGGACGGAGCTCATGAGGGAGAGCCCGTCTGCGCTGGGCACCACCTTCGACCACTGTGTGAGCACGGCGTCCTGGGGGTTTCCCTCGAGTTCGACGAGCGAGTCGAGGTAGATCTCCGTGGCCCCGTCCAGCAGGTCGGAGGTCTTGCGAAGGTGCTGGAAGAGGTCCGCGATCTTGGAGAGGGCCTCTTCGGGATTCGACGCGGAGACGACCACGGGCATCAGGCAGTAGTTCTCTGCCGGGTCGTTTGCGTCGTCGTAGTTGAAGTTGCCGATGTAGAGCATGGTGTCCTCCCGACGTCGTGGGGCGGCTGGACTCGCGCTATCCTGACTGTAGTCCAAGCGGTGTGTCCGGTGGCCCATGTGCTGGCGGACGGTCGTGGCGGAGCGCCCACAGAGGCCAACCACACACCAAGTCGATCGGGGTTGAATCCACATGTCCAAGCATGGAAGGCACGTCGCCCGTCACGGAGAGCGTTGCCTCGTGCGCGAAGAGCGCGTGGTTGCCGACAGCCATCACGCCAACCTCTGGCCCGCAACGGCCAGGACGCTCGTCGTCCTGGCTGTCGGATCGGTCATCGCCTTGGGAATCGTGCTTCTGTTTGAGGTCTTTGACATGGGTTTCGTAGGCCGGCATGAGGTGCAGCCTGCCGAGGAGGCAGATCCTTCGACTCTGGTCCCACCGCATGTGGGCCCAGCCGTCGCGGGCGAGGAAGAGACGCCTGTCGCGGGCTCCGCGGTCGCCTCGACCGCGGGTGCCTCGACTGCGGACACCTCGACGCTTGCGGGTATGGTTACTGCAGGTAGGGTGTCATCCATCCGTCTTGTCGGTGACTCGATCACGGCGGGGTACCTCTGTGACGGCTACGAGGCTCCCAGCGACACGGGCGTCGTGGCGTATTCCGGCCCCGAGGGCACCTACTACGAGACCGCGACCACCATCGACGACTGGGCGAACTCCTTCCGTTCCTACGCGACCGAGAGGGACGTCACCTTCGTGAATGCGGCGGTGTCCGGCTTCCGCATGTCGTTTCTGGCCGATGACCCGGATGCCTGGCTGGCCGACGGCGCCGACGTGATCGTCGTGATGCTGGGCACCAACGATGCGGCCAAGGAGTCACTCGAAGACTTCCGCGCGTACGCCCGGGAGGCACTTGCGGCTGCGGCCGCGCGCTGCGGCCATCTCGTCGTGGTCTCTCCTCCCGACAACGAGCGCACCGACGCCACGAATCGCTTTGGCATGGGCCAGGTGGACCAGGTCCTGGGCGAGCTGTGCGCGGAGGCCGGCTGGGAGCACGTATCGCTCTACGACGTCCTGGTGCCGGGGACCAGCGACTTCAACGAGGACCAGGTCCACCCGACGTCAGCAGGTTCGCAGAAGCTCTGGGCGGCGCTTCGCGAGCGCTTGGGTCTGGGGTAGCCCGTGCCCTGCGCCGCGACGTTCGCCCCGTGACTTACGATGGGGGACAGGGGGCTGGAGGACAGGGGGGCTGGAGTCGGGGGACTTGCGCAGGGGATCTTACAGACGCGCAGGGGATCTTACAGACGCGCAGGGAATCTTACAGGCCTCGACAGTGGGAGTCGGCAGTTAGGAGTCGGCAGCGCCACGGTCGTCGGTCCGGGAAAGCGTTCGGGATCCCATGTCCGCCGGAAGTGAGTACCGTCAGCGCCGTGTCCGCCGGAAGTGAGTACCAGTGCTCACTTCTGATAATCTTGTCGAGCTGATTACCTGCGGAAATATCAAGAAGCACATGTTTTCCGGATACGTATTTCTGCCGAGGGGCCCAAAAAGTACTCACTTCTGAAAAAAAGTACTCACTTCTGGAGGCGCGAGGCCGCGGGAGGGCCGCGGGGCTGCGGGAGGGCCGCGAGGGCGTGGGGCCATGGTGCCGCGGGAGCCGGCCGAGGGGCTGGAGTCGGGGGAGGTGGATCTTGAGCCCATCCGAATGCCGGCGCTAGGCATCGCGTCCCGATGCCGTATCTGTCCTCTTTGCGAACGCAGGGACCCCGCCCTGCCGCGCCCTTGCCCCTCACGGTGCCATTGGTTACCATCTGTATGTTTCTGCCGAAGTCAGAAGGAGATGTGCATGTCCGGACACTCTAAGTGGGCTACCACCAAGCACAAGAAGGCCGCGATTGACGCCAAGCGCTCCGCGCTCTTCTCCAAGCACTCGCGTAACATCACCGTCGCGGCCCGCAGCGGTGGCGACCCCAACCCGGACAACAACGCCTCCCTCGCCGCCGCCGTCGCCCGCGCCCGCATGGTCTCTATGCCCAACGCCAAGATCCAGGCTGCCATCGACAAGGCCTTCGGCACCGGTGCCGATGCCGTCGTCTACAAGGAGGTCACCTACGAGGGCTATGGTCCCGCTGGCGTCGCCGTGTACGTCGAGTGCCTGACGGACAACCTCAACCGCACCGCCGCAGACGTCCGCTCCGCCTTCACGCACGCAGGCGGCAACCTCGGCACCTCCGGTTCCGTCTCCTTCCAGTTCACACGCAAGGGCTCCCTCGCCGTCGACAAGGTCATCAAGAGCGATGACAAGAAGGTCCCCGACAAGGACAATGCGGTCGACGAGGACGAGTTCATGATGGCCGTCGCCGAAGCCGAAGGCGAGGACTACGAGGACGCCGGCGAGCAGTGGATCGTCTACACCCCCTACGACAGGATGCAGGATGTCCAGAGGGGCCTCGAGGCCCAGGGTATCGAGGTCAAGGGCTCCGAGCTCACCATGGTCCCCAACACCCCCAACAACCTCGAGCTCAACGACGCGAAGAAGGTCCAGCGCCTCGTCGACCGCCTCGAGGACCTCGATGACGTCCAGAACGTCTATACCACCATGGAGGTCTCCGACGAGGTCGCCGAGCAGCTTGACGAGGACTAGCCTCGTCCGGGACCGTCTCACCTGGCTTTTGTGGCGGCGGCCTTCGGGCCGCCGTTTTACATATGCGAGGCATGCGAAGCAATCGCCGGCTGACCATAGCCACGATGGGGCATAGCAACGATTGACCATAGCCACGATGGGGCATAGCAACGATTGACCATATCCCCGACCGCAAGGAATCCCAGCTTGAAGCAGGACATGACCCAGCGGGAGGCCGAGAGGGCCCTCGAGCTTCCCGACCGCTACACCAAGGCTGACCTGCGTGCGCAGTTCACCAGCCTTGCCCGTGAATACCATCCCGACAACGCCTCGCGAAACGGCATGAGCGCGAAGTTCGCCCAGCGCAAGATGATCGAGATCAACAAGGCGTATGCCCTGCTGAAGACCTTCTTCGAAGATGACGCGGCGGCCATGGTGCAGCGCGACTACGTCGATGGTCCGGGCGTCCACTTCGATCCCAGCGGCACGCATGCGGCTCGCACGCAGGTGGACGACTCGCTCTTCTGGGATGCCGACGGCAATCCCAGGAGCGCCGTCGCCGAGGAGGCCGCCAACGCCGCAGTCGACGTCGCGGCTGGCACCCACAGGCTCCGTCGCCTCCTCTTGGGTCCCGTGTTCCTCCGCGTCGTGGTGTCCCTGGCGTTCGCCGCCGTCTGGTATGGGACGTTTCCGCTGCTGCCCCACAACTTCGGTCGCTTCGACGTCTCGGTCGCGGCAAGCCTGCGTCAGCTCCTGGACTTTTCCACGGCAGCCCTCTATCCCACGTACTTTCTCGTCTACGAGCTCCTCACGGGCAACGTCTCCGACGCCATCCGCGAGCTGCTGAACGGTGCCGCCACCCTTGCGACGAACGTCCACGTCGAGATCCGTCCCAGGGGGTCCTACACGTCCTGCCTCACGAACCTCATCCAGAAGCAGTGGTATGGCCCGCTCATCCTCCCCCTGGCGGCACACGTCGCCCTCATCGCGGCCGATCAGCCGGCGGGGCCCGAGAGGACCGCGCTCTTCGTGCTTGCGGCTGCCGTCGGCGTCGAGGCTCTCCTGGGCTTCTTTGGCATCGGCCTGGCAAGTGCTGCGGCACGCGGCCTGGGCAACCTCATCGAGAAGCGCTACGTCACCGCCCGCATGGCCCTACTCAAACGCTGTGGACAGTGGGTGACGGGCGGTGGCTCGCGCCCTGCGTAGCCAACTGCGCTATCCTCTAAGCATGGCGTCGGTGGCCTCACCAGGCGCCTGCGGTCTCGTGTGCCGCGCGGCAAGAGGCGTGCCTGCTGCGGTACGGGTTGGCGAAGGGTCTGAGGGGACGGGTCTATGAACTTCCTCAAGCGCGTCTGTCTGTTCGTGTTCGGGCTTGCGGGCCTCCTTGCGCTCGTGGCGCTCGTGCTGCCCTGGTTTGGTCCCTGGACCCGCGAGGCCACGGCCCTTCTCGGCGTGGACGAGTACTACCTCGTCGTGGAGTGCCTGACCTTGGTGGCTGCCATAGGTCTTGTGGTCTGCCTGCTGCGTTCGATCTTCGTACGCAATCGCAAGGTCATGGTCGTCTCCAAGGTGGGCTCCGACCTGATCACGGTGACGCGTGACGCCATCTCGTCGCAGGCGGTCCACATCATCGAGGACGGCGGCATGTTCAAGGCGAAGGGCGTCGGGGTCAGCCTCAGGCGTCGCGGGCGTGTGCGCGTGAGCGTGCGGGTGCAGCCTGCGAGGACCGCGGACGTCGTGTCATCGGGACAGGAGCTGCATGCCGCCCTGGTCGAGGGGCTCGAGACCGTCTGTGGCGACAACGTCGACTGCGTGAGCATAGAGTTCGTCAGGGCTGCGGAATACGTCGCGCCCGAAGCCGAGGGTGCCGGGACGGAAGGGTCCCCCGCGTACGGCGACATGCCGGCCGACGAGCATGGCGCCCTGCCGTCAGAGGCCGCGCGGGAGGTGCGGCCCGGGCGCGAGGCCGCTCCCGCGTCCGTGGACACATTCGCAGATGCCAGGACCACAGACACCGATGATGCGGGTATCACGGTGCCCATGGCGCACTACAGCGCCGATGCGGGCCAGCCCATGGAGGAGGAGTAGCCGTGGCAGACAACGACGCGACGACCGTCAACGAGACGGGTGCCGACGGGACGGGCGGCAGCCAGGCGCAGGGCCGCCAGCCAGCCGGCCGTGCGACGGACGGCGGGAGGTGGTGGCCGTCCGTCGAGGGCGCGCGGAAGTGGGTTCAGGACAACTTTCCCGGGCACACCAATGCCGTCGTCGGTGGGGCCTGCGGCCTCGTTGTCGCGATCCTGATCTTCGTCATCGGATTCTGGAAGGCGCTCTTCGTGACCGCCTGCATCGCGGTCGGCGTCGCCGTGGGCCAGTACCTCGATGGCGACCCCAAGGTGGCCGCATTCATCTCGCGCATCTTCAACGACAACAGGGGCTAGGTCATGCAACGGGGGCTGACCCGTGCGGTGGGAGCCAGGGCGCACGGGCCCGTCGCCCAGCACGAGCGTTTGTCCCAGGATGGGAGACACCAATGTCCAAGAACCGTACGCGCAACCACTTCTCGGCCATGACCGCCGGGGGCCAAGCCACAGGTGGGGAGCTTGTGCCGGATGCGGCTTCGGCCGACAAGGCCCCGACCGCAGGCACCCAGGACGGCATAGGCACCCAGGACGGCGCAGGCACCCAGACGGCGGAAGCCCAGGCCGGCGTCTCCGCCGAGATGGGGGCGGCCGGGCACTCCGAGTCGCCCCGCGACGCCAGCGACGGTGGCCACGCGTCCGTCGTGCTCGCGACCACCAAATCCGTGGGCGTCGAATCCGCGGGCGCCGACCCCGCGGGTACGGGGCTCTCCGCCTCCGCCGTCACCGACGACCTCGACGACGACGAGGACCTCGACTCCGAGGACTCCCTGACCTTCTCCAACGGCGTCATCGAGAAGATCGTCGCCCTTGCCATGCGCGACGTGCCCGGCGTCATCGGCATGAAGGGGAGCTGGTTCAACCGCGTCCAGGAGACCTTCGGCACCACCGACTCCCGCAAGGGCGTCACGGTCGAGGTGACGCCCGAGGCCTCCGTCCGCGTCAACATCTCGGTCCTCATCGAGTACGGCGCCTACGCGCCACAGGTCTTCGAGGACGTCAAGCGTGCCGTCGTCAAGCAGGTCAGCGGCATGACCGGCCTCTCCGTGGCGGGCGTCAACCTGCGCATCGAGGACGTCCTCACGGCCGAGGAGGCCGCAGCGCGCAACAGGGCCGCTGCCGCGGCGGATGCCGGCGGCATGGACCCGGCCCCCACCGAGGCCACCGACGCCCGAGCCGCATCCGCTACGGTGGCGCCCGCTTCCGCAGCCGCCTCCGCCGCCGAGAAGGGCTCCGCCCTCGCGGCAGAGGGCGAGTAGGGCGGTGTCCGTCCGTGCGACACTGGCGACGGGAGCCGGTCGCCTCACCCATTGGGCGCTGAGTTCGGTGCTGCACCGCAGCGCCTCCCAGCTTCCCGGCCGCGTCGCCCTCGCCCTCGACCCGCAGCTCATGGCCGCGCTTGCCACCAAGGTGCGTGGTGGGTCCGTCGTCGTGTGCGGGACCAACGGCAAGACCACCACCAACAACGTCCTGGCCTCGGCCTTGGAGGCGACGGGTGCACGCGTGCTCTGCAACCGCGCGGGCGCCAACATGGCGGCGGGCGTCACCTCTGCGCTGCTTCCGCACTCCTCGGCCGACTGGGCGGTCATGGAGGCCGACGAGCTCTCCACCATACGGATCCTGCCCAACCTCAAGCCAGACTACCTGGTCCTCCTCAACCTCTTCCGTGACCAGCTGGACCGCGCGGGCGAGATCGACCGCGTGCAGGACGTCATCGTCCATGCGCTCCAGGCCTCGCCTGGGACCACGCTCCTGGTCTGTGGGGATGACCCGCTCTGCGTCGGCGTCGCCCGCCGCGCCGCCGACAACGGGACGGAGGTCATGGCCTTCGGCATCGGCGAGGACCTCCACCTCCCGACCGACCGCGTACCCGAGGCCCGCTTCTGCCAGGTCTGCGGAGGGGAGCTAACCTATGACTATCGCAGCTATGCCCAGCTTGGCAGCTTCCATTGTCCCAATGGGGACTTCGCGCGCCCGCAGCTCGACTTCACGGCAACGGACGTGCACGTCGGGCGCGGGGGGGTGAGCTTTGCCGTAAGCTCTCCCCACCTTGCCGTCCCGATCACCCTGAAGGCGGACTTCGGGGGCGTCTACATGGTCTACAACCTGCTCGCCGCCTTTGCTGCGGCAACGCTTGCGGGCGTCGACGGGGCTGCGTTCCAGCGCGTGCTGGACGGCTATCGCCCCCAGA belongs to Olsenella uli DSM 7084 and includes:
- a CDS encoding DUF2273 domain-containing protein; this translates as MADNDATTVNETGADGTGGSQAQGRQPAGRATDGGRWWPSVEGARKWVQDNFPGHTNAVVGGACGLVVAILIFVIGFWKALFVTACIAVGVAVGQYLDGDPKVAAFISRIFNDNRG
- a CDS encoding Asp23/Gls24 family envelope stress response protein; the protein is MSKNRTRNHFSAMTAGGQATGGELVPDAASADKAPTAGTQDGIGTQDGAGTQTAEAQAGVSAEMGAAGHSESPRDASDGGHASVVLATTKSVGVESAGADPAGTGLSASAVTDDLDDDEDLDSEDSLTFSNGVIEKIVALAMRDVPGVIGMKGSWFNRVQETFGTTDSRKGVTVEVTPEASVRVNISVLIEYGAYAPQVFEDVKRAVVKQVSGMTGLSVAGVNLRIEDVLTAEEAAARNRAAAAADAGGMDPAPTEATDARAASATVAPASAAASAAEKGSALAAEGE
- a CDS encoding Mur ligase family protein, with protein sequence MSVRATLATGAGRLTHWALSSVLHRSASQLPGRVALALDPQLMAALATKVRGGSVVVCGTNGKTTTNNVLASALEATGARVLCNRAGANMAAGVTSALLPHSSADWAVMEADELSTIRILPNLKPDYLVLLNLFRDQLDRAGEIDRVQDVIVHALQASPGTTLLVCGDDPLCVGVARRAADNGTEVMAFGIGEDLHLPTDRVPEARFCQVCGGELTYDYRSYAQLGSFHCPNGDFARPQLDFTATDVHVGRGGVSFAVSSPHLAVPITLKADFGGVYMVYNLLAAFAAATLAGVDGAAFQRVLDGYRPQNGRLQHFVVGGREVVLNLAKNPTGFNQNISLLSQDERSKAAFVVINDDFNDGKDISWIWDVDFERLGLGDGLRVIAGGHRANDLQVRLKYAGIHAQIAANVEEALRICGDLDVACPLYVLTNYSALWPAKAELERMGEHRG